One stretch of Chryseobacterium indologenes DNA includes these proteins:
- a CDS encoding sterol desaturase family protein codes for MNFLIVLGVFISMEGATWLIHRYIMHGFLWGLHRDHHDHSHHGKLERNDLFFFIFASPAIALLYLGVKQQFSYWFFIGLGISLYGMAYFFVHDIFIHQRAKVFSKTKNPYFLAIRRAHKQHHKHLGKEDGECFGFLWVPFKYFKMYFNKK; via the coding sequence ATGAATTTTCTGATCGTTTTGGGGGTATTTATTTCCATGGAAGGAGCTACATGGCTTATCCACCGGTATATTATGCATGGCTTTCTGTGGGGCCTGCATCGTGATCATCATGATCATAGCCATCACGGGAAACTTGAAAGAAATGATCTGTTCTTTTTCATTTTTGCCAGCCCGGCCATCGCTTTATTATATCTGGGAGTAAAACAACAATTCAGTTATTGGTTTTTTATCGGTCTGGGAATAAGTCTGTACGGAATGGCTTATTTCTTTGTACATGATATTTTTATTCATCAGAGAGCAAAGGTTTTTAGTAAAACAAAGAACCCATATTTCCTGGCGATCAGACGTGCCCATAAACAGCATCATAAACATCTGGGAAAAGAAGATGGAGAATGCTTCGGCTTTTTATGGGTTCCTTTTAAATATTTTAAAATGTATTTCAATAAAAAATGA
- a CDS encoding lycopene cyclase domain-containing protein, whose product MMPYTYILINFFTVIICFLASFDRRIQFNKLFGKFLLSSTIVAIPFIIWDICFTAKGVWWFDLNYTIGFKIAGLPVEEWLFFYCIPFACVFTYYCLDKFFNLAWAGVFNNLIVFTGIIILSVFGLLCYERIYTLLTVIVTIITLCYLHFIAQKEWIAKASFVYLVLMPGFFAVNGILTGSFIPSPVVNYNPEDFLGIRMGTIPVEDAVYGYSQFLLNIYFFKKITKNEK is encoded by the coding sequence ATGATGCCTTATACTTATATACTGATTAACTTTTTCACTGTCATTATCTGCTTTTTAGCATCTTTTGACAGGAGAATACAATTTAATAAACTTTTTGGGAAGTTTCTATTGTCTTCCACCATCGTGGCAATTCCTTTTATTATCTGGGATATCTGTTTCACGGCAAAAGGAGTATGGTGGTTTGATCTCAATTATACGATAGGATTTAAAATAGCAGGACTTCCTGTTGAAGAATGGCTGTTTTTTTACTGCATTCCCTTTGCCTGCGTTTTCACGTATTATTGTCTCGATAAGTTTTTTAACCTTGCCTGGGCTGGCGTTTTCAATAATCTCATTGTATTTACAGGGATTATTATTCTTAGTGTATTTGGACTTCTTTGTTATGAGAGGATATACACTTTACTTACAGTGATCGTAACAATAATCACACTTTGCTATTTGCATTTTATCGCCCAAAAAGAATGGATAGCTAAGGCCAGTTTTGTATATCTGGTGTTGATGCCAGGCTTTTTCGCCGTAAACGGAATCCTGACAGGATCTTTCATTCCTTCGCCTGTTGTGAATTATAATCCTGAAGATTTTTTAGGCATTAGAATGGGGACTATACCTGTTGAGGATGCCGTTTATGGTTACAGCCAGTTTTTATTAAATATTTATTTCTTTAAAAAAATAACTAAAAATGAAAAATAG
- the ribA gene encoding GTP cyclohydrolase II yields MLKIQAQSKIPTDYGVFNVYAFSESEENWIPHLVWVAENTDLSVTVNVRFHSECITGEVFHSKKCECGQQLDAAMKYMSENGGVIIYLRQEGRNIGIINKLKAYALQEKGLDTVEANLKLGLPADGRNFDVAVEMLNILKIREINLLTNNPDKIKSIENSGIILKNRIPLEIKSNEVNESYLLKKKNYFGHLLEKI; encoded by the coding sequence ATGCTTAAAATACAGGCACAATCAAAAATTCCGACAGATTATGGAGTATTCAATGTGTATGCATTTTCAGAGAGTGAAGAGAACTGGATACCGCATTTAGTTTGGGTAGCAGAAAATACAGACCTTTCCGTAACGGTTAATGTACGTTTTCATTCAGAATGCATTACCGGAGAAGTTTTTCATTCAAAAAAATGTGAATGCGGGCAGCAGCTGGATGCCGCTATGAAATATATGTCTGAAAATGGGGGAGTGATCATCTATCTCCGGCAGGAAGGAAGAAATATTGGAATTATTAATAAGCTTAAGGCTTATGCGCTCCAGGAAAAAGGATTAGATACTGTTGAAGCCAATTTGAAACTTGGGCTGCCGGCGGACGGAAGAAACTTTGATGTTGCAGTTGAAATGTTGAATATTTTAAAGATCAGAGAGATTAATCTGTTAACAAATAATCCTGATAAGATTAAATCTATAGAGAACAGTGGAATTATTCTCAAAAACAGAATTCCTCTGGAAATAAAATCTAACGAAGTTAATGAAAGCTATTTGTTGAAGAAAAAGAATTACTTTGGGCATTTATTGGAAAAAATATAA
- a CDS encoding phytoene/squalene synthase family protein gives MKKLFDELSYEVSKHTTQKYSTSFSLGILALKPSIRPAVYAVYGYVRLADEIVDSFHSYDKEKLLKRLKSETYEALEDGISLNPILHSFQETVRQYDINRQLIDQFLHSMEMDLQKIDYNSDLYNEYIYGSAEVVGLMCLQIFTEGDKEQFEKLKPFAMKLGSAFQKVNFLRDLKDDYQILGRSYFPALNMSVFDNMVKTQIEKEIEDEFKEALQGIKKLPSSSMFGVYLAYRYYLLLFEKIKKTSSQNILQQRIRIANSQKLLVAFKSYIRYKSAYF, from the coding sequence ATGAAAAAATTGTTTGATGAATTGTCTTACGAAGTCAGTAAGCACACTACGCAAAAATACAGTACCAGTTTTTCATTGGGAATACTGGCATTGAAGCCTTCCATCAGACCTGCTGTTTATGCTGTTTACGGATATGTGCGCCTGGCAGATGAAATTGTAGATAGCTTTCATAGCTATGATAAAGAGAAGCTCCTGAAGAGATTAAAGTCTGAAACCTATGAAGCACTGGAAGATGGTATATCACTCAATCCTATTTTGCATTCATTTCAAGAAACGGTTCGTCAGTATGATATAAACAGGCAGCTGATTGATCAGTTTTTACACAGTATGGAAATGGACCTGCAAAAAATAGACTACAATTCTGATCTTTATAATGAGTACATCTATGGTTCGGCAGAAGTGGTAGGTCTTATGTGCCTGCAGATATTTACAGAAGGTGATAAAGAACAATTTGAAAAGCTAAAACCATTTGCCATGAAGTTGGGGTCGGCATTTCAAAAAGTAAACTTTTTACGTGACCTTAAAGATGATTATCAGATTTTGGGTAGAAGCTATTTTCCGGCCCTGAATATGTCTGTCTTTGATAATATGGTAAAAACCCAGATTGAAAAAGAAATAGAAGATGAATTTAAAGAAGCATTACAGGGAATTAAGAAGCTACCCAGCTCTTCTATGTTCGGCGTATACCTGGCGTATAGATATTATCTTTTATTATTTGAAAAAATAAAGAAAACAAGCTCCCAGAATATCCTTCAGCAAAGAATCAGAATCGCTAATTCTCAAAAGCTGCTGGTTGCTTTCAAAAGTTATATCCGCTACAAATCTGCTTATTTCTAA
- a CDS encoding alpha/beta hydrolase family protein: protein MKFEKAIYPLSVLFLLMNCSVKKNITSSNEYEVKRDTLTLFDPDRNRKIPVAYYLPKTKNKIPNQQVIIFNHGYGFNKGGDYFVYSYLTEKLASKGYFTVSIQHEQTTDAPLPLEGNLQMVRRPFWQNGSDNIVYVLNELKKTNPDLDYKHLTLIGHSNGGDMVALFGNQHPNLVYKIITMDNRRMFLPRTGIPKIYSLRSNDYPADEGVLPTEEEQKKYQMTVQPTSINHSHMDNKGTDEEKKILNDFVLRYLNEQ from the coding sequence ATGAAATTCGAAAAAGCCATATATCCTCTGTCTGTTCTCTTTCTTCTTATGAATTGTTCAGTAAAGAAGAATATCACTTCAAGTAATGAATATGAAGTGAAACGGGATACATTGACCCTATTTGACCCAGACAGAAACCGTAAGATTCCAGTTGCTTATTATCTGCCTAAAACGAAGAACAAAATTCCGAACCAACAGGTGATTATTTTCAATCATGGATATGGTTTTAATAAAGGGGGGGATTATTTTGTATATTCTTATTTAACAGAAAAGCTGGCTTCGAAGGGGTATTTCACAGTGAGCATCCAACATGAACAGACTACGGATGCTCCTCTTCCGTTAGAAGGAAATTTACAAATGGTAAGAAGGCCCTTCTGGCAAAACGGTTCCGACAATATAGTATATGTATTGAATGAACTCAAAAAAACAAATCCGGATCTGGACTATAAACACCTCACCTTAATTGGCCACTCTAATGGTGGTGACATGGTTGCTTTATTTGGAAACCAACATCCTAACCTAGTCTATAAAATCATCACCATGGATAATCGCAGAATGTTTCTTCCGAGAACAGGTATTCCTAAAATTTATTCTTTGCGTTCCAATGATTATCCCGCTGATGAAGGAGTTTTACCTACAGAGGAAGAACAGAAAAAATATCAAATGACTGTTCAGCCCACTTCAATTAACCACAGTCACATGGATAATAAAGGCACTGATGAAGAAAAAAAAATATTGAATGATTTTGTGCTAAGATACCTGAATGAACAGTAA
- a CDS encoding phytoene desaturase family protein codes for MNTGSLRKRIAVIGSGFSGLSAAAYAAKSGNEVHVFEKHNQPGGRARQFKTDEGYVFDMGPSWYWMPDIIEGFFSDFGYKVSDFFDLVSLDPQFEMVFSKEKISIPKKNEDIRELFERIEPGAARQYDQFMQSAQFKYEVGMKDFVTKPCYKWLEFVSLKIAGSALKLDLLSNFRKYVSKYFTDPKLRSLMEFPVIFLGASPQQIPALYSLMNYGGYVLGTKYPMGGFYQLVLAMKEVGEKQGVTFHFNHEVQKINTENGKVSSIIVDGETHEFDVVIASSDYHHTETLLPQSLKNYNEEYWKTRTFAPSCLIYYLGIRGRISHLKHHTLFFENELDNHIDCIYKNKKWPSEPLFYTCCPSKTDPDVAPEGGENLFLLLPLAPGIHDEEPVREKYLKEMLERIEKHTGETDLISRIEYKRSYCVSDFISDYNAYQGNAYGLSNTLSQTAVLKPKIRNRKISNLFYTGQLTVPGPGVPPSIISGKIVAAEVCKIKIK; via the coding sequence ATGAATACTGGAAGCTTAAGAAAGAGAATTGCAGTGATAGGTTCAGGATTTTCCGGACTCTCAGCAGCTGCCTATGCTGCAAAATCCGGAAATGAAGTACATGTATTTGAAAAACATAATCAGCCTGGTGGCCGTGCAAGACAATTTAAAACAGATGAAGGGTATGTTTTTGATATGGGCCCCAGCTGGTACTGGATGCCTGATATTATTGAGGGATTTTTCAGTGATTTTGGCTATAAAGTATCCGATTTTTTTGACCTTGTTTCATTAGATCCTCAGTTTGAAATGGTTTTTTCAAAAGAAAAGATTTCAATTCCCAAGAAAAATGAAGATATCCGTGAGCTTTTTGAAAGAATAGAACCGGGAGCAGCTCGACAATATGACCAGTTTATGCAGTCTGCCCAATTTAAATATGAGGTTGGAATGAAAGACTTTGTAACAAAACCTTGTTATAAATGGCTTGAATTTGTTTCTTTAAAAATAGCAGGAAGTGCACTTAAACTCGATCTTTTAAGTAATTTCAGGAAGTATGTTTCAAAATATTTTACTGATCCCAAACTCCGATCCTTAATGGAGTTTCCAGTTATATTTCTCGGAGCTTCTCCCCAGCAGATTCCTGCCTTGTACAGTCTTATGAATTACGGAGGCTATGTGCTGGGGACAAAGTATCCTATGGGAGGATTTTATCAGCTTGTTCTCGCAATGAAAGAAGTAGGAGAAAAACAAGGTGTAACATTTCATTTTAATCATGAAGTACAAAAAATCAATACAGAAAACGGAAAGGTATCTTCTATAATAGTGGATGGTGAAACGCATGAATTTGATGTTGTAATTGCCTCATCAGATTATCATCATACAGAAACATTACTGCCCCAATCACTCAAAAACTATAATGAAGAATATTGGAAGACGAGAACTTTTGCACCCTCTTGCCTTATCTATTATTTAGGAATCAGAGGAAGAATTTCTCATTTAAAGCATCATACTTTGTTTTTTGAAAATGAACTTGATAATCATATAGACTGTATCTATAAAAATAAAAAATGGCCATCTGAGCCGCTATTTTATACGTGTTGTCCTTCTAAAACAGACCCGGATGTAGCGCCTGAAGGTGGAGAGAATCTCTTTTTGCTGTTACCTCTTGCTCCAGGAATACATGATGAGGAACCTGTAAGAGAAAAATATTTGAAGGAAATGCTTGAAAGAATTGAAAAGCATACCGGTGAAACCGATCTTATTTCCAGAATTGAATATAAAAGAAGTTATTGTGTAAGTGATTTTATTTCAGATTATAATGCTTATCAAGGGAATGCGTATGGGTTATCCAATACTTTATCACAAACGGCAGTATTAAAACCTAAGATCAGAAACAGAAAGATCAGCAATCTTTTTTATACGGGCCAGTTAACGGTTCCAGGACCTGGTGTTCCTCCATCGATAATTTCCGGAAAAATTGTAGCGGCTGAAGTATGTAAAATAAAAATAAAATAA
- a CDS encoding NAD(P)-dependent oxidoreductase, with the protein MKTNTIAVIGGTGKSGRYLVKKLLEKGYPIRLLWRTPEDFNMQDPLVEIVKGDVRNEGAVHALIEGCDVVISTLGQPKAEKSIFSDATKNIIQAMNHYRIKRYIVTTGLSVNTSADQKNVRVKMATEWMYQNYSETTLDKQKEYQLLLESSLDWTLVRLPLIGLTDRCFTTEISLIDCKGENISATDLAEFLTSQIEDSHYIGKSPFLYNI; encoded by the coding sequence ATGAAAACAAATACAATCGCCGTTATCGGCGGAACCGGAAAATCAGGAAGATACCTGGTAAAAAAACTTCTTGAAAAAGGATATCCTATCAGACTTTTATGGAGAACTCCCGAAGATTTCAATATGCAGGATCCTCTGGTAGAAATAGTAAAAGGAGATGTGAGGAATGAAGGTGCTGTACACGCATTAATTGAAGGCTGTGATGTTGTGATAAGTACATTAGGGCAACCAAAAGCAGAGAAGTCCATCTTTAGTGATGCTACAAAAAATATTATCCAAGCAATGAATCATTATAGGATTAAAAGATACATCGTAACCACCGGATTGAGCGTGAATACTTCAGCGGATCAAAAAAATGTCCGTGTGAAAATGGCTACTGAATGGATGTATCAGAATTATTCTGAAACAACCTTAGATAAACAAAAAGAATATCAATTGCTTTTAGAAAGTAGTTTGGACTGGACATTGGTACGATTGCCACTTATTGGTTTAACTGACAGATGTTTTACTACTGAAATAAGCCTGATTGACTGTAAAGGTGAAAATATTAGTGCTACAGATCTCGCAGAGTTTTTGACTTCTCAGATAGAAGATTCTCATTACATTGGGAAAAGCCCATTTTTATATAATATTTAA
- a CDS encoding LacI family DNA-binding transcriptional regulator, with amino-acid sequence MKRPSIKDIAKLAGVSVATVSYVLNRKEGQRIGEETRKKIFEIAETINYTPNKIAKSLKTNKTKLLGLIVADISNEFYSHIARNLEDEALRLGYTLIIGSSDENAEKFTKLTELFSEQQVDGMIVAPVSGSEKTLEDLIKIKYPVVTIDRYLKGVAIPGITIDNQEIAEHTTKLLISKDFDKIIYIGYKTELTHLLDRQYGFEKAVRSSEKPVEIHYLLVGLENIAREVHVLLEKLLGKAPENTALYFSSNKLAVAGLSYLVKNNIKVPEQVSVVAFDETDAYDLFPTEITYIQQPIEEMASEAIKLLDGQISNYITTEKRITLSAKLISKASLKSSV; translated from the coding sequence ATGAAAAGACCTTCCATAAAAGATATTGCTAAATTGGCCGGAGTTTCCGTAGCCACAGTATCTTATGTACTCAACAGAAAGGAAGGGCAGCGTATTGGGGAGGAAACCCGGAAAAAAATTTTCGAAATTGCTGAAACGATTAACTATACTCCCAATAAAATAGCAAAAAGCCTTAAAACAAATAAAACAAAGCTTTTAGGGCTTATTGTTGCAGATATTTCCAATGAATTTTATTCACACATTGCAAGAAATCTTGAGGATGAAGCATTACGATTAGGTTACACACTTATCATTGGCAGTTCTGATGAAAATGCAGAAAAATTTACAAAACTTACAGAGCTTTTTTCAGAGCAACAAGTAGACGGAATGATTGTTGCTCCTGTGTCTGGGTCAGAAAAAACACTTGAAGATTTAATTAAAATTAAATATCCTGTTGTAACTATCGACAGATATCTTAAAGGAGTGGCCATTCCAGGAATTACGATTGATAATCAGGAAATCGCTGAACATACAACCAAGTTGCTTATTAGTAAGGACTTTGATAAGATAATTTATATAGGTTACAAAACTGAGCTTACCCACTTGCTGGACCGTCAGTATGGTTTTGAAAAGGCAGTCAGATCTTCAGAAAAGCCAGTTGAAATACACTATCTTTTGGTAGGATTAGAAAATATAGCCCGAGAGGTACATGTACTGCTAGAAAAGCTGCTGGGAAAAGCACCGGAAAATACCGCACTCTATTTCTCCAGTAATAAGCTTGCTGTAGCAGGTCTCTCCTACCTTGTTAAAAATAATATAAAGGTTCCTGAACAGGTATCCGTAGTCGCATTTGATGAAACCGATGCCTATGATCTTTTCCCGACTGAGATTACTTATATTCAACAGCCTATAGAAGAAATGGCATCTGAAGCCATTAAACTTCTGGATGGACAGATCAGCAATTATATAACGACGGAGAAGAGAATTACTTTATCAGCAAAGCTGATTTCTAAAGCCTCCTTAAAATCATCAGTTTAA
- a CDS encoding MarR family winged helix-turn-helix transcriptional regulator, whose translation MNFDLIKTVVELVQQFMEQNEDKARYSNDLQGFTEWIKTSDKADSDPEEPHWPGKESGRSSDSVINTLFIRMGRYGKAYSRSIGHSVFSSQEDFIYLISLNAIGTMTKMELIRHNVSEKSSGMLIINRLINNGWAEQVVSKKDKRRKYIQITDQGIVILEEYMDEIRKASKVVVGNLTHSEQMLLIAILSKLDEFHNTFYRMNMANGNLLDIVYKKLN comes from the coding sequence ATGAATTTTGATCTTATAAAAACGGTTGTAGAACTTGTTCAGCAATTTATGGAACAAAATGAAGATAAAGCACGATACAGTAACGATCTTCAGGGATTTACGGAATGGATAAAAACTTCTGATAAAGCTGATTCTGATCCAGAGGAACCCCATTGGCCAGGTAAGGAATCGGGAAGAAGTTCTGATAGTGTCATCAATACATTATTCATAAGAATGGGTAGGTATGGAAAAGCATATTCCCGGTCAATAGGTCATTCAGTTTTTTCAAGCCAGGAAGATTTTATTTATCTGATAAGTCTTAATGCTATAGGAACTATGACGAAAATGGAATTGATAAGACATAATGTAAGTGAGAAATCTTCAGGTATGCTTATTATTAACCGCTTAATCAATAATGGATGGGCTGAGCAGGTAGTCTCTAAAAAGGATAAAAGAAGGAAATATATTCAGATAACGGATCAGGGGATAGTCATATTAGAGGAATATATGGATGAAATCCGCAAAGCATCAAAAGTAGTTGTTGGGAATCTTACCCATTCTGAACAAATGCTGCTCATCGCTATACTCTCTAAATTGGATGAATTTCATAATACTTTTTACCGTATGAATATGGCGAACGGCAATTTACTGGATATTGTGTACAAAAAACTGAATTGA
- a CDS encoding lipocalin family protein: MKNRIILTLLLSFGLLHSMISCSSMPEKAHPVNQFDVNRYLGTWYEIARFDYRFEKDLDNAMAQYSLNEDGSVKVVNSGYNFKKEKWISVNGTAKFRGDKNMAALKVSFFGPFYAGYNVVALEDYKYALVAGKNLDYLWILSREKTIPENIRQNFITKAQEIGYDTSGLIWVKQDKKSPFDK, encoded by the coding sequence ATGAAAAATAGAATAATTCTTACTTTATTACTCAGTTTTGGGCTTTTACATAGCATGATCTCCTGTTCCTCTATGCCTGAAAAAGCACATCCTGTCAATCAGTTTGATGTCAACAGATACTTAGGTACATGGTATGAAATAGCAAGATTTGATTACCGTTTTGAAAAAGATCTTGATAATGCAATGGCTCAGTACAGTCTGAATGAAGATGGTAGTGTAAAAGTAGTCAACAGTGGATATAATTTTAAAAAAGAAAAATGGATTTCTGTAAATGGAACAGCTAAATTCAGAGGAGACAAAAATATGGCAGCTTTGAAAGTGAGTTTTTTCGGGCCTTTTTATGCCGGATATAACGTTGTGGCACTGGAGGATTACAAATACGCATTGGTAGCCGGGAAAAATTTGGATTACCTGTGGATTCTTTCACGCGAAAAAACTATTCCGGAAAATATAAGACAGAATTTTATCACTAAAGCTCAGGAAATTGGTTATGATACATCCGGGCTTATATGGGTAAAACAGGATAAAAAAAGCCCGTTTGACAAATAA
- a CDS encoding SRPBCC family protein, with translation MMYRLYREQQLDCNIEKAWSFFSSPHNLSEITPESMNFVVVSDIQDEAIFKGMEIDYIVSPVLGIPMKWKTVISQVEAYKSFTDFQKQGPYKHWNHFHEFIPNENGVLMKDTVDYDLPMGILGKIAHQLFVKQKLKSIFDFRYRVLNDLFNNKGNLK, from the coding sequence ATGATGTACAGATTATACAGAGAACAACAGCTGGATTGTAATATTGAAAAAGCGTGGAGTTTTTTTTCATCCCCTCATAACTTATCAGAAATAACCCCTGAAAGCATGAATTTTGTTGTTGTTTCAGACATTCAGGATGAAGCTATTTTTAAAGGGATGGAAATAGATTATATAGTCTCTCCTGTGCTGGGGATTCCGATGAAATGGAAAACCGTTATCAGCCAGGTAGAAGCGTATAAAAGTTTTACAGACTTTCAGAAACAAGGTCCGTATAAGCATTGGAATCATTTTCACGAATTTATTCCTAATGAGAATGGAGTACTCATGAAAGATACTGTAGATTATGATCTTCCGATGGGTATTTTAGGTAAAATAGCTCATCAGTTATTCGTAAAACAAAAGCTCAAAAGTATTTTCGATTTCAGATATAGGGTTTTGAATGATCTGTTTAACAATAAAGGTAATTTAAAATGA